The following are encoded in a window of Brevibacillus ruminantium genomic DNA:
- a CDS encoding DUF2627 domain-containing protein, producing the protein MERGETPLIGQKLVALMIMVIPALVAMFGIKLIRDAFFYSIGPDAPFLWGKLISGVLLFVIPVLFIAGFILHHDRKRNRVQPRFMKQEPEEE; encoded by the coding sequence ATGGAAAGGGGAGAAACACCCTTGATCGGGCAGAAACTGGTTGCGCTGATGATCATGGTCATACCGGCGTTGGTTGCCATGTTCGGAATTAAATTGATTCGTGACGCCTTTTTCTATTCCATCGGGCCTGACGCTCCATTTCTCTGGGGAAAGCTTATCTCGGGCGTGTTGCTGTTTGTCATACCGGTTCTATTTATCGCCGGTTTTATCCTGCATCACGACCGCAAAAGAAACCGTGTCCAGCCCCGCTTTATGAAACAGGAGCCTGAAGAGGAATAG
- a CDS encoding copper transporter, whose product MIPFRHHLISLAAVFLSLGIGILLGGMAGQPWFSVSEKEVLSKMESRYQQALKSNSELKQQMNRLQSEIEKNKAEAAHLMAARYTGSMEGNKLYLWHSADVSIAPLKRLLKQTGAVVVPYGSGITPLDGPLLVLAVTQPEWLHNLPENSRWLFVDQIPETIAQQWALLEQLQNLMTELKAEREKS is encoded by the coding sequence ATGATTCCTTTTCGTCATCATCTCATCTCGCTGGCTGCGGTTTTCCTCAGCCTCGGGATTGGCATACTGCTCGGAGGAATGGCCGGACAGCCCTGGTTTTCTGTGAGCGAAAAAGAAGTCCTGAGCAAAATGGAAAGCAGATATCAGCAGGCATTAAAGAGCAACAGCGAGCTGAAACAACAAATGAACCGCCTGCAAAGCGAAATCGAAAAAAACAAAGCGGAGGCTGCACATCTGATGGCCGCCCGTTATACTGGTTCGATGGAAGGCAACAAGCTTTATCTCTGGCATTCTGCTGATGTTTCCATCGCCCCTCTGAAGCGTTTGCTAAAGCAGACAGGAGCCGTAGTCGTACCGTATGGAAGCGGTATCACTCCGTTGGACGGACCGCTTCTCGTATTGGCGGTGACACAGCCGGAGTGGTTACATAATCTGCCGGAGAATAGTCGTTGGCTCTTCGTGGATCAAATACCTGAAACGATCGCTCAGCAATGGGCGCTGCTGGAACAACTGCAAAATCTGATGACGGAGTTGAAAGCGGAGCGTGAAAAAAGTTAG
- a CDS encoding class I SAM-dependent methyltransferase, whose protein sequence is MNREEEIKKQVQEQFGKHAKAYVTSVTHAKGEDLPLLVEWLKPQADWRVLDVATGGGHVAKTLAPHCRQVVATDLTVLMLEAAREAHLEEKLENILHVQADAEKLPFLSETFDVVCCRIAAHHFPNPAAFIREISRVLRPNGQFVLIDNVVPDESGEFASIGDFINQFEALRDPSHVRCLSPGEWKVLMEREALEVQQERLRKKRFQFLPWVKRTAQSQEQQEAVEQMLLQADDHIRSYMGVSIADGRVQEHEIDEWMVLCKKR, encoded by the coding sequence ATGAATCGGGAGGAAGAAATCAAAAAACAGGTGCAGGAACAGTTTGGCAAGCATGCAAAAGCTTATGTGACCAGTGTAACCCATGCGAAGGGAGAAGATTTGCCGCTGCTGGTTGAATGGCTGAAGCCGCAGGCAGATTGGCGCGTCTTGGATGTCGCCACAGGCGGGGGGCATGTTGCCAAAACACTTGCACCGCACTGCCGACAAGTCGTCGCGACGGATCTGACCGTATTGATGCTGGAAGCGGCCAGAGAAGCGCATCTGGAAGAAAAGCTGGAGAATATCCTGCACGTCCAGGCCGATGCCGAAAAGCTGCCTTTTCTGAGCGAGACGTTTGATGTCGTCTGCTGCCGGATCGCCGCCCACCACTTTCCCAACCCCGCAGCCTTCATCCGTGAGATATCACGGGTGCTGCGCCCGAATGGCCAGTTCGTACTGATTGACAATGTCGTTCCTGACGAGTCAGGGGAATTTGCGTCCATTGGAGATTTCATCAATCAGTTTGAAGCCCTGCGGGACCCAAGTCACGTACGCTGTCTCTCCCCCGGTGAGTGGAAAGTGCTGATGGAGCGGGAAGCTCTGGAGGTTCAGCAGGAAAGACTGCGCAAGAAACGTTTCCAATTTTTGCCGTGGGTGAAACGAACAGCCCAGTCGCAGGAACAGCAAGAAGCTGTCGAACAAATGCTGCTACAAGCAGATGATCATATTCGTTCCTATATGGGTGTCAGTATCGCAGATGGACGTGTGCAAGAACATGAAATTGATGAGTGGATGGTTCTCTGTAAAAAAAGATAG
- a CDS encoding methyltransferase domain-containing protein translates to MSIDFHAPKNRDTYSSRRADSGWREAMGRWVDPAGLRVIDLGCGGGIYTEGWAELGAGHVVGVDFSETILEAAREKTKEFPEISYHCSDACQTALPDESADIVFSRALLHHVKNSQDFFHEAYRLLAPGGVCIIQNRTLADVTVPGSADHLRGFFFEAFPKLLAFEQNRRPADEQVRKEMRQSGFTQVTSHQLWEVRRTYQRWVELERDLGNRTGRSLLHELTDQELRQLINYIHQKIEGREPIHEQDRWTVWVGVKG, encoded by the coding sequence ATGAGCATTGATTTTCATGCCCCGAAGAATCGTGATACCTACAGTTCCCGCAGGGCGGACAGCGGATGGCGGGAAGCGATGGGACGCTGGGTTGATCCTGCTGGCTTGCGCGTGATCGATCTGGGGTGCGGAGGAGGGATTTACACAGAAGGATGGGCGGAGCTGGGAGCAGGCCACGTCGTCGGAGTCGATTTTTCTGAAACTATCCTGGAAGCGGCGAGAGAGAAAACAAAGGAATTCCCAGAAATCAGCTATCACTGCAGTGATGCTTGTCAAACCGCTTTGCCAGATGAGAGTGCCGATATCGTCTTTTCACGGGCATTGCTTCACCATGTAAAAAACAGTCAGGATTTTTTTCATGAGGCCTATCGGCTGCTGGCTCCCGGAGGCGTCTGCATCATTCAAAACCGGACATTGGCCGATGTCACAGTTCCAGGCTCCGCAGATCATCTGCGCGGATTTTTCTTTGAAGCATTCCCGAAGCTGCTAGCGTTTGAGCAAAACAGACGTCCGGCGGATGAGCAGGTGCGAAAAGAGATGCGTCAGTCGGGATTTACCCAAGTCACCTCGCACCAACTGTGGGAAGTACGCAGGACCTATCAGAGATGGGTCGAGCTGGAACGCGATCTTGGCAATCGTACGGGCCGCTCTCTACTTCATGAGTTAACCGATCAAGAGCTACGGCAGCTAATCAACTACATCCATCAAAAGATAGAAGGTCGTGAGCCGATACACGAACAGGATCGGTGGACCGTGTGGGTGGGTGTGAAGGGATAA
- a CDS encoding DUF2759 family protein, with protein sequence MKVNLFDFLMFVFTFFIAMGLLRSYRAKNKFAIGFGLVSLAVFLFADGLIIYYATKGI encoded by the coding sequence ATGAAAGTTAATCTGTTCGATTTTTTGATGTTCGTATTCACATTCTTTATCGCGATGGGCCTGCTTCGCTCTTACCGTGCGAAAAACAAATTCGCGATTGGCTTTGGTCTGGTGTCTCTGGCCGTGTTTCTCTTCGCAGACGGCTTGATCATCTACTACGCAACCAAAGGTATTTAA
- the steA gene encoding putative cytokinetic ring protein SteA gives MGKKVWLGSVSHMAKIAADRKTKHLCSRIQPFEVAVVDHADLDEMAALSLLQANVRAVCNLSPFLTGTYPAEGAKRLLEAGIPLYEVQDQTPQMIDEVDGALGMVRKNELWIQTEDGWKRKARLSKVSEQELERRWQEASERLDEVLSTFIDNTLSYARAEKEWFLRPMKRPKLRTQMEDRHVVVVVRGRHYREDLRMLATYIRDYNPVLVAVDGGADALLENGYCPDLIIGDMDSISDEGLRSGAEIVVHAYSDGSAPGEERVEQLGLSYHLLPAPGTSEDIAMLLAYEENAKLIVTIGTHSTMIDFLEKGRKGMASTLLVRTKIGSRLIDAKGASLLYQPRWTWNGTGLLVAATLVPVMAALTIHPVARHTMQLWWMQWSSWAF, from the coding sequence GTGGGAAAAAAGGTTTGGCTAGGCAGTGTTTCACACATGGCAAAAATTGCAGCAGACCGAAAAACAAAACATCTCTGTTCGCGCATTCAGCCATTTGAAGTGGCGGTCGTCGATCATGCCGATCTGGATGAGATGGCGGCGCTGTCACTCTTGCAGGCCAATGTAAGAGCTGTGTGTAACCTTTCCCCTTTTTTGACTGGAACCTACCCCGCAGAAGGCGCCAAACGTCTTTTGGAAGCGGGTATTCCCCTCTATGAAGTACAGGATCAGACACCACAGATGATTGACGAAGTGGATGGAGCACTAGGCATGGTCAGAAAAAACGAGCTGTGGATTCAGACGGAAGATGGTTGGAAGCGGAAGGCCAGGCTGAGCAAAGTGAGTGAACAAGAGCTGGAGCGGCGCTGGCAGGAAGCAAGTGAACGTCTGGATGAAGTTCTATCCACATTTATTGACAATACACTCAGCTATGCCCGCGCTGAGAAAGAGTGGTTCCTGCGTCCGATGAAACGGCCCAAGCTGCGCACTCAGATGGAGGATCGCCATGTCGTGGTGGTCGTCCGGGGGAGACATTATCGCGAGGATTTACGCATGCTTGCTACTTACATACGTGATTATAATCCTGTCCTGGTCGCCGTGGATGGAGGAGCAGATGCACTGCTGGAGAATGGATATTGCCCCGACTTGATCATCGGCGATATGGACAGTATCTCCGATGAGGGTCTCCGATCGGGTGCCGAAATCGTAGTTCATGCCTATTCAGACGGAAGTGCGCCAGGAGAAGAGCGTGTGGAACAGCTGGGTCTCAGCTATCATCTGCTGCCCGCGCCCGGTACGAGTGAGGATATCGCCATGCTGCTCGCATACGAGGAAAACGCCAAGCTGATCGTAACCATCGGCACCCATTCCACGATGATCGATTTTCTGGAAAAGGGCAGAAAAGGAATGGCCAGCACCCTTCTCGTGCGCACCAAGATCGGCTCTCGGTTAATTGATGCAAAGGGGGCGAGCCTGTTGTATCAACCACGCTGGACATGGAATGGGACAGGCTTGCTCGTCGCAGCTACGCTCGTCCCGGTCATGGCTGCTTTGACGATTCATCCTGTTGCGCGCCACACCATGCAGCTATGGTGGATGCAGTGGAGCAGCTGGGCATTTTAG
- a CDS encoding sigma 54-interacting transcriptional regulator — protein MHKLLIVGAGQGGTTLLKMLSHMERMKIVAVVDERADAPGLKLARSLGIEVGTDFRPYLSSDIDVILEATGDSAAYEEILCLKQEKTVLIPGTFTAIIMKLIGERDDLIAALTQNQRERETMLNSTHDAIIAVNRQGTITLFNKAAERLMGIQADEVLGTAVAERIPNTRLHIVLETGQPELNQEQVLPNQTRIITNRVPVRDERGEVAGAVAIFRDITDIMALAEEVTDLKELKSMLQAIIDSSDEAISVVDAKGNGLLINPAYTRITGLTRHDVIGKPATVDISEGESMHMQVLKTKKPVRGVHMKLGSKRKDVVVNVAPVMVDGELKGSVGVIHDVSEIKHLTEELEKAHRIIRTLEAKYTFEDIIGFSDPMRAALEQAQKAALTPATVLLRGESGTGKELFAHAIHNASSRKYKQFVRVNCAAISENLLESELFGYEEGAFTGAKRGGKRGLFEEASGGTIFLDEIGELSMSMQVKLLRVLQEREVVRVGGTKAIEIDVRVIAATHVNLESAIQAGRFREDLYYRLHVVPIYIPPLRQRLEDIHPLAMHLVRKYNQEYGRNVEDIAEGTLQLLYAYQWPGNVRELENVLGRAMILKKLSERVIQPEDLPPLERRSRQTDHQVASPRAESAGKTLKEAMDEAERAHILRELASVKGNRTVAAKRLGISIRNLYYKLDKYGIAEE, from the coding sequence ATGCACAAGCTGCTCATCGTCGGAGCGGGCCAGGGAGGAACTACGCTTCTGAAAATGCTAAGCCATATGGAGCGTATGAAAATCGTTGCAGTCGTGGACGAGCGTGCAGATGCACCTGGCCTAAAGTTGGCGCGTTCCCTGGGAATTGAAGTGGGAACGGATTTTCGCCCATATCTGTCAAGCGATATTGACGTGATACTGGAGGCCACCGGAGATTCGGCAGCTTACGAGGAAATACTGTGCCTCAAACAGGAAAAAACAGTTTTGATTCCAGGAACGTTCACGGCAATCATCATGAAGCTGATTGGCGAGCGCGATGATTTAATCGCCGCTTTGACACAGAATCAGCGTGAACGTGAGACAATGCTTAATTCCACTCACGATGCCATTATCGCTGTCAACCGGCAGGGAACTATCACCCTTTTCAACAAGGCTGCGGAACGGTTGATGGGCATCCAGGCAGACGAAGTGCTGGGGACGGCAGTCGCGGAGCGAATACCCAATACACGCTTACATATTGTATTAGAGACAGGACAACCTGAGCTGAATCAGGAGCAAGTGCTGCCCAACCAAACGCGAATCATTACGAACCGTGTCCCGGTTCGAGACGAGCGGGGAGAAGTGGCGGGGGCCGTGGCCATTTTTCGGGATATCACCGATATTATGGCGCTGGCAGAAGAAGTAACCGATTTGAAGGAACTGAAAAGTATGCTGCAGGCGATTATCGACTCTTCGGATGAAGCCATCTCGGTGGTGGACGCCAAAGGAAATGGTCTGCTGATCAACCCTGCCTATACGCGCATCACCGGTCTGACCAGGCATGATGTGATCGGCAAACCGGCTACAGTCGACATATCCGAAGGGGAAAGCATGCATATGCAGGTCCTGAAGACCAAAAAGCCGGTTCGCGGCGTACATATGAAGCTCGGCTCGAAACGAAAGGACGTCGTTGTGAATGTGGCACCTGTCATGGTGGATGGCGAGTTGAAGGGCAGTGTCGGTGTCATCCACGACGTTTCGGAGATCAAACATTTGACAGAAGAGCTGGAAAAGGCTCATCGTATTATCCGCACACTGGAAGCCAAGTATACTTTTGAGGATATCATCGGGTTCAGCGATCCGATGCGTGCGGCCCTTGAACAAGCCCAAAAAGCAGCGCTGACACCTGCTACAGTGCTGCTGCGGGGAGAGTCGGGAACCGGGAAAGAGCTGTTTGCCCACGCCATCCACAATGCCAGCAGCCGCAAATACAAACAATTCGTACGTGTAAACTGCGCAGCCATTTCCGAAAATCTGCTGGAGAGCGAGCTGTTCGGCTACGAGGAAGGCGCCTTTACAGGGGCGAAGCGAGGCGGCAAACGGGGGTTGTTTGAAGAAGCGAGCGGCGGCACTATTTTTCTCGATGAGATCGGCGAGCTCTCCATGAGCATGCAGGTGAAGCTTTTGCGTGTACTGCAGGAGCGTGAAGTGGTCCGTGTCGGCGGGACGAAAGCGATTGAGATTGATGTACGCGTAATCGCCGCTACCCATGTCAATCTGGAGTCCGCGATCCAGGCGGGCCGTTTTCGTGAAGACTTGTACTACCGGCTCCATGTCGTCCCCATCTACATCCCGCCGCTGCGTCAGCGGCTGGAGGATATTCACCCGTTGGCCATGCATCTGGTGCGCAAATACAATCAGGAATACGGTAGAAATGTAGAGGATATTGCCGAGGGAACGCTGCAGCTTCTCTATGCCTATCAATGGCCCGGAAATGTGCGAGAGCTGGAGAATGTATTGGGACGGGCAATGATCCTGAAAAAACTGTCGGAACGCGTGATACAGCCGGAGGATTTGCCGCCGCTGGAAAGAAGGAGCAGACAAACCGACCATCAGGTAGCATCTCCTCGGGCAGAAAGTGCAGGGAAAACACTGAAAGAAGCGATGGATGAAGCAGAGCGCGCACATATCCTGCGGGAGTTGGCTTCTGTTAAAGGAAATCGCACAGTGGCGGCCAAACGTTTGGGAATCTCGATCCGCAATTTATACTACAAACTGGACAAATACGGGATTGCCGAAGAATAA
- a CDS encoding UDP-N-acetylmuramyl pentapeptide phosphotransferase translates to METSLTGAWVLSVAGPFLFHRFYFQPLWEKLHNASIVRTNYRGEKVVTAGGVFLISYAAAVQLLLLCVGSFQSVDGTTLKQGLLLLAGSLAMACCGWLDDRSTDKIPKGFRGHFGVLLREGRLTSGVWKAAGGAGTALVVSSQLHTGIMDVWVGAGVLALSSNLLNLFDVRPARAIKVFWLVMAGAACSLLLYAESTQLWIWVLPVLTSTLLLFPHDAHARLMLGDTGANYLGFIAGFVLTVTLPFFAQLAVLALWLGLHLLSEYVSFTRLIAQVGWLNRLDEWGRPMETK, encoded by the coding sequence ATGGAGACGAGCCTAACCGGTGCATGGGTCCTGAGCGTAGCAGGGCCTTTTCTGTTTCATCGGTTCTATTTTCAACCATTATGGGAAAAACTGCATAATGCCTCCATTGTCAGGACCAATTACAGGGGAGAGAAGGTAGTCACTGCGGGCGGCGTATTTCTCATCAGCTATGCGGCTGCGGTCCAGCTTCTTTTATTATGCGTTGGATCTTTTCAATCCGTAGATGGAACGACGCTGAAGCAGGGCTTGTTGCTTTTGGCAGGTTCCCTGGCGATGGCCTGCTGCGGCTGGCTGGATGATCGATCAACAGATAAAATCCCAAAAGGGTTTCGCGGACATTTTGGTGTTCTCTTGCGGGAGGGGCGTTTGACCAGCGGAGTGTGGAAAGCGGCGGGAGGTGCAGGGACGGCACTCGTCGTCAGCAGCCAGTTGCATACGGGTATCATGGATGTATGGGTGGGTGCTGGTGTTTTGGCTCTATCCTCCAATCTGTTAAACCTGTTTGACGTCAGGCCGGCACGGGCCATCAAAGTATTTTGGCTGGTCATGGCAGGGGCAGCCTGCAGCCTGCTTCTGTATGCGGAATCAACACAATTGTGGATCTGGGTCTTGCCTGTTTTGACGTCCACCTTGCTTTTGTTTCCGCATGATGCCCATGCCCGTCTGATGCTGGGAGACACAGGAGCCAACTACCTTGGATTTATCGCCGGGTTTGTGCTTACCGTCACCCTTCCGTTTTTCGCTCAACTAGCGGTGCTGGCTTTATGGCTCGGTCTTCATCTGCTGTCCGAATATGTTTCCTTCACCCGGTTGATCGCCCAAGTCGGTTGGTTGAATCGGCTGGACGAATGGGGAAGGCCGATGGAGACAAAATAA
- a CDS encoding VOC family protein: MHTWIGLDHVQLAAPVGCEEEARQFFSGLLGMTEVPKPEALRKRGGVWFQCGSQTVHIGVEEPFAPAKKAHPAFLVKQIEALRARLLQAGVTVKGGEEIPGVIRFFADDPFGNRLEFMEVPGDEH, encoded by the coding sequence ATGCATACATGGATTGGATTGGATCACGTACAGTTGGCAGCACCGGTTGGTTGTGAAGAGGAGGCCCGTCAATTCTTCAGCGGACTTTTGGGTATGACCGAAGTCCCTAAGCCGGAAGCATTGAGAAAACGAGGGGGAGTCTGGTTTCAATGCGGCTCGCAAACGGTTCACATCGGAGTGGAGGAGCCCTTTGCCCCTGCGAAAAAGGCCCATCCTGCTTTCCTGGTAAAACAGATCGAAGCATTGCGTGCACGATTGCTACAAGCAGGTGTAACCGTAAAAGGGGGGGAGGAGATCCCGGGCGTGATCCGCTTCTTTGCAGATGACCCTTTTGGCAACCGCCTGGAGTTTATGGAGGTGCCAGGTGATGAGCATTGA
- a CDS encoding glycosyltransferase family 2 protein produces MKKVSVIIPAYNEAEWIVPTLTAIREQLAVEEIIVVDDGSQDATGSLAARLADRVMRHPVNQGKGRALQTGWQASSGDVLLFLDGDLRESAAQAGELLAPVLADECDMAVAVLPPLQRKVGLGLAKGLARQGIRALTGYSPKAPLSGQRALKRQVLEGIGQLEPGFGIEVGLTITALRAGYRMMEVPVSFTHRQTGNDFAGFRHRGKEMVAIGKALGRKWWEGSPWRRA; encoded by the coding sequence GTGAAAAAAGTTAGTGTCATCATCCCGGCCTATAATGAGGCGGAGTGGATCGTCCCGACGCTCACAGCAATCCGTGAGCAGCTCGCGGTCGAGGAAATTATAGTAGTGGACGATGGAAGTCAGGATGCGACTGGCAGTCTTGCTGCCCGGCTCGCGGATCGCGTGATGCGGCACCCGGTGAATCAGGGAAAGGGCAGGGCGCTGCAAACAGGCTGGCAAGCCTCCAGTGGGGATGTTCTCTTATTTTTGGATGGCGACCTGCGGGAAAGTGCAGCACAAGCAGGTGAGCTGCTTGCCCCTGTACTCGCTGATGAGTGTGACATGGCCGTTGCTGTGCTGCCTCCCCTTCAGCGAAAAGTGGGCCTTGGTTTGGCAAAAGGTTTGGCCAGACAGGGTATAAGGGCGCTAACCGGCTATTCCCCAAAGGCTCCTTTGTCCGGACAAAGAGCGCTGAAGCGGCAGGTTTTGGAAGGAATCGGCCAGCTGGAGCCGGGATTTGGCATCGAGGTTGGGCTGACGATTACGGCCCTGCGTGCAGGTTACCGAATGATGGAGGTTCCCGTTTCCTTTACCCATCGCCAAACGGGAAATGATTTTGCCGGTTTTCGGCATCGGGGCAAAGAGATGGTCGCGATTGGCAAAGCGTTGGGAAGAAAATGGTGGGAGGGATCGCCATGGAGACGAGCCTAA